The following proteins are co-located in the Gorilla gorilla gorilla isolate KB3781 chromosome 7, NHGRI_mGorGor1-v2.1_pri, whole genome shotgun sequence genome:
- the ABRA gene encoding actin-binding Rho-activating protein, with the protein MAPGEKESGEGPAKSALRKIRTATLVISLARGWQQWANENSIRQAQEPTGWLPGGTQDSPQAPKPITPPTSHQKAQSAPKSPPRLPEGHGDGQSSEKAPEVSHIKKKEVSKTVVSKTYERGGDMSHLSHRYERDAGVPEPGQPENDIDRILHSHGSPTRRRKCANLVSELTKGWRVMEQEKPTWRSDSIDTEDSGYGGEAEERPEQDGVQVAVARIKRPLPSQVNRFTEKLNCKAQQKYSPVGNLKGRWQQWADEHIQSQKLNPFSEEFDYELAMSTRLHKGDEGYGRPKEGTKTAERAKRAEEHIYREMMDMCFIIRTMARHRRDGKIQVTFGDLFDRYVRISDKVVGILMRARKHGLVDFEGEMLWQGRDDHVVITLLK; encoded by the exons ATGGCTCCTGGCGAAAAGGAAAGCGGGGAGGGCCCAGCCAAGAGCGCCCTCCGGAAGATACGCACAGCCACCCTGGTCATCAGCTTGGCCCGAGGTTGGCAGCAGTGGGCGAATGAGAACAGCATCAGGCAGGCCCAGGAGCCTACAGGCTGGCTGCCGGGAGGGACCCAGGACTCACCTCAAGCTCCTAAACCAATCACACCCCCTACTTCACACCAGAAAGCTCAGAGTGCCCCAAAGTCGCCACCCCGCCTGCCAGAAGGACATGGAGATGGACAAAGCTCAGAGAAAGCCCCTGAGGTTTCTCACATCAAAAAGAAAGAGGTGTCCAAAACGGTGGTCAGCAAGACTTATGAGAGAGGAGGGGACATGAGCCACCTCAGCCACAGGTACGAGAGGGATGCTGGTGTGCCTGAACCTGGGCAGCCAGAGAATGACATTGACAGAATCCTCCACAGCCACGGCTCCCCAACGCGGAGGAGAAAATGTGCCAACCTGGTGTCTGAGCTAACCAAGGGCTGGAGAGTGATGGAGCAGGAGAAGCCCACATGGAGGAGTGACAGCATAGACACAGAGGACAGCGGCTATGGAGGAGAGGCTGAGGAGAGGCCCGAGCAGGATGGAGTGCAGGTGGCTGTGGCCAGGATCAAGCGCCCCTTGCCCTCCCA GGTAAACAGATTTACAGAGAAACTCAACTGCAAAGCCCAACAGAAATATAGCCCAGTGGGCAACTTGAAAGGGAGATGGCAGCAGTGGGCTGATGAACACATACAATCCCAGAAGCTCAATCCTTTCAGTGAAGAGTTTGATTACGAGCTGGCCATGTCCACCCGCCTACACAAAGGAGATGAGGGCTATGGCCGTCCCAAAGAAGGAACCAAAACTGCTGAAAGGGCCAAGCGTGCTGAGGAGCACATCTACAGGGAAATGATGGACATGTGCTTCATTATCCGCACAATGGCTCGCCACAGACGAGACGGCAAGATCCAGGTTACTTTTGGAGATCTCTTTGACAGATACGTTCGTATTTCAGATAAAGTAGTGGGCATTCTCATGCGTGCCAGGAAACATGGACTGGTAGACTTTGAAGGAGAGATGCTATGGCAAGGCCGAGATGACCATGTTGTGATTACGCTACTCAAGTGA